A genomic stretch from Podospora pseudoanserina strain CBS 124.78 chromosome 3, whole genome shotgun sequence includes:
- a CDS encoding hypothetical protein (COG:E; EggNog:ENOG503NY61) produces MGAETILSHTEHIPAWGDLTLTLKGELAHATKTPKLPDEISGPLAWNPSTFESDADYTITLDDRETKEVRSALSHFNDLDLSGSEVSTTTFPLPTLGPKLRQAAEDVHNGKGFVVVRGIRDMQPGEFSPEDKIIIFLGISSYIAGARGRQDENGNMLSHIRNAKLSKTPQSQRPTRYSSRASTFHTDTFCDILALQSRSNAMEGGATLVSSTWTVYNKLQKEHPKLCELLAQPIWPFDSRGSFFPCSTRPLLYHHDGKVMMNFAREPLLGLEDVKRKAGLPVLSQEQKNALEIVERLATEGQISINTEPGDLLFINNHGVLHSREEFTDAVENPRYLVRMWLKNEELAWDLPEDLQYGNSRIYDRDNGLGERWNLADTPRIEFAVAERLTS; encoded by the exons ATGGGCGCCGAAACCATCCTCTCACATACCGAGCATATCCCCGCCTGGGGTGATTTGACGCTGACTCTGAAGGGTGAGCTGGCCCATGcaaccaaaacacccaaGCTGCCAGACGAGATCAGCGGCCCCCTTGCCTGGAACCCTTCAACCTTTGAGTCTGACGCCGACTACACTATCACCCTCGACGACAGGGAGACTAAGGAGGTCAGGTCtgccctctcccacttcAACG accTCGACCTTTCTGGAAGCGAGGTTTCTACCACCACTTTCCCGCTTCCCACTCTCGGCCCAAAGCTTAGGCAGGCTGCTGAGGATGTTCACAACGGAAAAggctttgttgttgtccgAGGTATCCGGGATATGCAGCCCGGCGAGTTCTCACCTGAggacaagatcatcatcttccttgGGATTTCGAGCTACATTGCCGGTGCTCGGGGGAGGCAGGATGAGAACGGCAACATGCTGT CGCATATTCGCAATGCCAAGCTGTCAAAGACACCACAGTCCCAGCGCCCAACCAGATACTCATCTCGTGCTTCT ACATTCCACACCGACACATTCTGTGACATTCTTGCTCTCCAGTCGCGCAGTAATGCCATGGAGGGCGGAGCCACCCTTGTCTCGTCCACCTGGACCGTCTATAACAAGCTCCAAAAGGAGCATCCAAAACTCTGCGAGCTCCTTGCGCAGCCCATCTGGCCTTTTGACAGCCGGGGAAGCTTCTTCCCCTGCAGCACTCGACCTCTGCTGTATCATCACGACGGAAAGGTTATGATGAACTTTGCTCGCGAACCCCTGCTGGGTCTGGAGGATGTCAAGCGCAAGGCGGGTCTTCCTGTACTCTCACAGGAGCAAAAGAATGCCCTGGAAATTGTGGAGAGGCTCGCAACCGAGGGCCAGATAAGCATTAACACTGAGCCTGGTGACCtgctcttcatcaacaaccacggGGTTCTCCACTCACGAGAAGAATTCACCGACGCTGTCGAGAACCCTCGCTATCTCGTCAGAATGTGGCTCAAGAACGAGGAGCTCGCTTGGGATCTCCCTGAGGACCTCCAGTACGGCAACTCACGAATTTATGACCGGGACAATGGTCTCGGCGAAAGGTGGAATCTGGCGGACACTCCCCGTATTGAATTCGCCGTGGCTGAGCGGCTTACCTCTTGA